The following coding sequences lie in one Cloeon dipterum chromosome 1, ieCloDipt1.1, whole genome shotgun sequence genomic window:
- the kel gene encoding ring canal kelch homolog isoform X1 produces the protein MDEANGGAAPQSPHSESSGADSTLQGSCLLLRYASQNSLDESSQKPMPRGSISKDKPPYRNMHHTQRAFDAMDKMRKDHLLCDVVLIAENIEVPAHKMVLASCSPYFNAMFTSFEESRQDRITLQGMDSQALQLLIEYIYSAEILVTEENVQVLLPAANILQLTDVRDACCEFLQAQLHPSNCLGIRAFADLHGCSELLSHADVYIEQHFTEVVESEEFLSLSHKQVAKLICSDRLTVPTEEKVFECVVSWVQHDLERRQAYLADLMEHVRLPLLSQEYLVQRVEEEPLLKANLQCKDFLIEALKYHLLKGEQKIMFKSPRTKPRQPVGLPKVMLVVGGQAPKAIRSVECYDFKEERWYQVAEMPSRRCRAGLSVIGGKVYAVGGFNGSLRVRTVDAYDAITDQWTPCANMDARRSTLGVAVMNGSIYAVGGFDGSTGLNTAEVYDPKTQEWKPIAPMSTRRSSVGVGVVAGILYAVGGYDGASRQCLSTVEKYIPETDTWQSVADMTARRSGAGVGVLENILYAVGGHDGPLVRKSVEAYNPDTGRWTPVADMAYCRRNAGVVALAGQLYVVGGDDGSSNLASVEVYNPKNDTWTMLPSYMGIGRSYAGVAIIDKPM, from the exons ATGGACGAGGCGAACGGCGGCGCTGCGCCGCAGTCGCCGCACAGCGAGTCGAGCGGCGCCGACTCGACGCTGCAGGGCAG TTGTCTGCTGCTGCGGTATGCCAGCCAGAATTCGTTGGACGAAAGTTCGCAGAAGCCGATGCCCAGGGGCAGCATCAGCAAGGATAAGCCCCCTTACAGGAACATGCACCACACTCAGAGGGCCTTCGACGCCATGGACAAAATGAGAAA AGATCACTTGTTATGTGATGTTGTGCTGATTGCTGAAAATATAGAGGTCCCGGCTCACAAAATGGTCTTAGCCTCGTGCAGTCCGTACTTCAACGCCATGTTCACCAGTTTTGAGGAGAGCAGACAGGACAGAATCACCCTTCAGGGGATGGACTCGCAAGCCCTGCAGCTTTTAATCGAATACATTTACTCTGCCGAGATTTTAGTGACTGAGGAGAATGTGCAG GTGTTGCTGCCAGCGGCCAATATCCTGCAGCTGACTGATGTTCGCGATGCGTGCTGTGAGTTTTTACAGGCACAGTTGCACCCAAGCAACTGCCTGGGAATCAGAGCTTTTGCCGATTTGCATGGCTGTTCTGAGCTGCTGAGCCATGCGGACGTCTACATTGAGCAGCATTTTAC TGAGGTTGTAGAGAGCGAAGAATTTCTCAGCCTGAGCCATAAACAAGTGGCTAAGTTAATATGCAGCGACAGACTGACAGTTCCCACTGAagaaaag GTGTTTGAATGTGTTGTGAGCTGGGTTCAACATGATCTGGAGAGGCGCCAGGCCTACCTAGCCGATTTGATGGAGCACGTCAGACTGCCCCTGTTGTCGCAAGAATATTTGGTCCAGAGAGTTGAAGAGGAGCCGCTTCTCAAGGCCAACCTCCAAT GCAAAGACTTTTTAATTGAGGCTCTAAAATACCACCTTTTGAAGGGAGAGCAGAAGATTATGTTCAAATCGCCAAGAACGAAGCCGAGGCAACCTGTCGGCTTGCCTaaa GTGATGCTGGTTGTGGGAGGTCAAGCACCAAAAGCCATTCGCAGCGTTGAATGCTACGACTTCAAGGAAGAAAGGTGGTATCAAGTCGCTGAAATGCCATCCAGACGTTGCAG GGCTGGCTTATCTGTGATCGGAGGCAAGGTTTACGCGGTTGGCGGCTTCAACGGCTCCCTGCGCGTGAGGACCGTGGATGCGTACGACGCCATCACTGACCAGTGGACTCCTTGCGCCAACATGGACGCGAGGAGGTCGACCCTGGGGGTGGCGGTCATGAACGGCAGCATCTATGCGGTCGGCGGTTTTGACGGGTCTACTGGATTGAATACAGCTGAGGTTTACGACCCCAAAACTCAAGAGTGGAAACCGATCGCTCCAATGTCCACCAGGAGGAGCAGCGTCGGGGTTGGCGTGGTCGCCGGCATCCTATATGCT GTCGGTGGCTACGATGGAGCGTCCAGACAGTGCTTGAGCACTGTAGAAAAATACATTCCTGAAACTGACACGTGGCAATCTGTGGCCGATATGACTGCAAGGAGGAGTGGAGCTG GTGTTGGAGTTctggaaaacattttgtatGCAGTTGGCGGCCATGATGGCCCGTTGGTGAGAAAAAGTGTTGAAGCGTACAATCCAGACACAGGAAGGTGGACCCCGGTAGCTGATATGGCTTACTGCAGAAGAAATGCAG GAGTTGTAGCTCTGGCGGGGCAGTTGTACGTTGTAGGCGGAGACGACGGTTCCAGCAACCTGGCATCCGTCGAGGTGTACAACCCCAAAAACGACACGTGGACCATGCTCCCATCCTACATGGGAATCGGAAGGAGCTACGCTGGAGTGGCGATCATCGATAAACCAATGTAG
- the kel gene encoding ring canal kelch homolog isoform X2, protein MKCIELWSSASGDLHHSRASELWPAFDRNDSCLLLRYASQNSLDESSQKPMPRGSISKDKPPYRNMHHTQRAFDAMDKMRKDHLLCDVVLIAENIEVPAHKMVLASCSPYFNAMFTSFEESRQDRITLQGMDSQALQLLIEYIYSAEILVTEENVQVLLPAANILQLTDVRDACCEFLQAQLHPSNCLGIRAFADLHGCSELLSHADVYIEQHFTEVVESEEFLSLSHKQVAKLICSDRLTVPTEEKVFECVVSWVQHDLERRQAYLADLMEHVRLPLLSQEYLVQRVEEEPLLKANLQCKDFLIEALKYHLLKGEQKIMFKSPRTKPRQPVGLPKVMLVVGGQAPKAIRSVECYDFKEERWYQVAEMPSRRCRAGLSVIGGKVYAVGGFNGSLRVRTVDAYDAITDQWTPCANMDARRSTLGVAVMNGSIYAVGGFDGSTGLNTAEVYDPKTQEWKPIAPMSTRRSSVGVGVVAGILYAVGGYDGASRQCLSTVEKYIPETDTWQSVADMTARRSGAGVGVLENILYAVGGHDGPLVRKSVEAYNPDTGRWTPVADMAYCRRNAGVVALAGQLYVVGGDDGSSNLASVEVYNPKNDTWTMLPSYMGIGRSYAGVAIIDKPM, encoded by the exons ATGAAATGCATTGAACTTTGGAGTTCCGCCTCTGGCGACTTGCATCACAGCCGTGCATCAGAACTCTGGCCCGCCTTCGACCGAAACGACAG TTGTCTGCTGCTGCGGTATGCCAGCCAGAATTCGTTGGACGAAAGTTCGCAGAAGCCGATGCCCAGGGGCAGCATCAGCAAGGATAAGCCCCCTTACAGGAACATGCACCACACTCAGAGGGCCTTCGACGCCATGGACAAAATGAGAAA AGATCACTTGTTATGTGATGTTGTGCTGATTGCTGAAAATATAGAGGTCCCGGCTCACAAAATGGTCTTAGCCTCGTGCAGTCCGTACTTCAACGCCATGTTCACCAGTTTTGAGGAGAGCAGACAGGACAGAATCACCCTTCAGGGGATGGACTCGCAAGCCCTGCAGCTTTTAATCGAATACATTTACTCTGCCGAGATTTTAGTGACTGAGGAGAATGTGCAG GTGTTGCTGCCAGCGGCCAATATCCTGCAGCTGACTGATGTTCGCGATGCGTGCTGTGAGTTTTTACAGGCACAGTTGCACCCAAGCAACTGCCTGGGAATCAGAGCTTTTGCCGATTTGCATGGCTGTTCTGAGCTGCTGAGCCATGCGGACGTCTACATTGAGCAGCATTTTAC TGAGGTTGTAGAGAGCGAAGAATTTCTCAGCCTGAGCCATAAACAAGTGGCTAAGTTAATATGCAGCGACAGACTGACAGTTCCCACTGAagaaaag GTGTTTGAATGTGTTGTGAGCTGGGTTCAACATGATCTGGAGAGGCGCCAGGCCTACCTAGCCGATTTGATGGAGCACGTCAGACTGCCCCTGTTGTCGCAAGAATATTTGGTCCAGAGAGTTGAAGAGGAGCCGCTTCTCAAGGCCAACCTCCAAT GCAAAGACTTTTTAATTGAGGCTCTAAAATACCACCTTTTGAAGGGAGAGCAGAAGATTATGTTCAAATCGCCAAGAACGAAGCCGAGGCAACCTGTCGGCTTGCCTaaa GTGATGCTGGTTGTGGGAGGTCAAGCACCAAAAGCCATTCGCAGCGTTGAATGCTACGACTTCAAGGAAGAAAGGTGGTATCAAGTCGCTGAAATGCCATCCAGACGTTGCAG GGCTGGCTTATCTGTGATCGGAGGCAAGGTTTACGCGGTTGGCGGCTTCAACGGCTCCCTGCGCGTGAGGACCGTGGATGCGTACGACGCCATCACTGACCAGTGGACTCCTTGCGCCAACATGGACGCGAGGAGGTCGACCCTGGGGGTGGCGGTCATGAACGGCAGCATCTATGCGGTCGGCGGTTTTGACGGGTCTACTGGATTGAATACAGCTGAGGTTTACGACCCCAAAACTCAAGAGTGGAAACCGATCGCTCCAATGTCCACCAGGAGGAGCAGCGTCGGGGTTGGCGTGGTCGCCGGCATCCTATATGCT GTCGGTGGCTACGATGGAGCGTCCAGACAGTGCTTGAGCACTGTAGAAAAATACATTCCTGAAACTGACACGTGGCAATCTGTGGCCGATATGACTGCAAGGAGGAGTGGAGCTG GTGTTGGAGTTctggaaaacattttgtatGCAGTTGGCGGCCATGATGGCCCGTTGGTGAGAAAAAGTGTTGAAGCGTACAATCCAGACACAGGAAGGTGGACCCCGGTAGCTGATATGGCTTACTGCAGAAGAAATGCAG GAGTTGTAGCTCTGGCGGGGCAGTTGTACGTTGTAGGCGGAGACGACGGTTCCAGCAACCTGGCATCCGTCGAGGTGTACAACCCCAAAAACGACACGTGGACCATGCTCCCATCCTACATGGGAATCGGAAGGAGCTACGCTGGAGTGGCGATCATCGATAAACCAATGTAG